One window of Triticum dicoccoides isolate Atlit2015 ecotype Zavitan chromosome 5A, WEW_v2.0, whole genome shotgun sequence genomic DNA carries:
- the LOC119302942 gene encoding cation-chloride cotransporter 1-like isoform X2: MLHRVDLKGIQSWSFLGLIHLLIFWDSRGEQTQAPSSPREGEDVAITIGRPKETGPKFGTMMGVFVPCLQNILGIIYYIRFTWIVGMAGIWQSLVLVSFCGACTFLTGLSLSAIATNGAMKGGGPYYLIGRALGPEVGVSIGLCFFLGNAVAGSMYVLGAVETFLDAVPSAGLFQESVTVVNNTLINGTATAGTATISTPSLHDLQVYGVIVTILLCFIVFGGVKIINKVAPAFLIPVLFSLLCIYLGVFIAPRHNAPKGITGLRLTSLRDNWGSEYQRTNNAGVPDPNGSIYWDFNALVGLFFPAVTGIMAGSNRSASLKDTQRSIPIGTLSATLTTTVMYLLSVLLFGALSTREELLTDRLLTATVAWPAPVVIYIGIILSTLGAALQCLTGAPRLLAAIANDDILPVLNYFKVSEGVEPHAATLFTALICIGCVIIGNLDLITPTITMFFLLCYAGVNLSCFLLDLLDAPSWRPRWKYHHWSLSLVGALLCVVIMFLISWSFTVISLALASLIYYYVSLKGKAGDWGDGFKSAYFQLALRSLRSLGANQVHPKNWYPIPLILCRPWGKLPENVPCHPKLADFANCMKKKGRGMSIFVSTIDGDYHELAEDAKTACQQLEAYIEYKQCEGVAEIIVAPSMSEGFRSIVQTMGLGNLKPNIVVVRYPEIWRRENLTEIPSTFVSIINDCIIANKAVVIVKGLDEWPNEFQRQYGTIDLYWIVRDGGLMLLLSQLLLTKATFESCKIQVFCIAEEDTDAAELKTDVKKFLYDLRMHAEVIVVTMKSWESHVESSSSGAQPDDSQEAYTSAQQRVSAYLSEMKETTEREGRPQMVDGKQAVVNEEKVDKFLYTMFKLNSTILRHSRMAAVVLVSLPPPPLNHPAYFYMEYMDLLVENVPRMLIVRGYRRDVVTFFT; encoded by the exons ATGCTACATCGAGTGGATCTCAAGGGGATTCAAAGCTGGAGCTTTTTGGGTTTGATTCACTTGTTAATATTTTGGGACTCAAGAG GAGAACAGACCCAAGCCCCTTCGAGTCCTAGGGAGGGAGAGGATGTAGCAATCACCATTGGACGTCCAAAG GAAACTGGACCTAAGTTTGGTACAATGATGGGTGTCTTTGTTCCATGCTTGCAGAATATCTTGGGAATCATTTATTATATCCGTTTTACCTG gaTTGTAGGTATGGCAGGCATATGGCAATCACTTGTTTTAGTCTCATTCTGTGGTGCTTGCACATTTTTAACCGGCTTATCATTAAGTGCCATTGCAACAAATGGGGCTATGAAG GGTGGTGGACCATATTATCTCATTGGCCGTGCGCTTGGTCCTGAAGTTGGAGTTAGTATTGGATTGTGTTTCTTTCTTGGAAACGCGGTTGCTGGATCCAT GTATGTTTTGGGTGCTGTAGAAACCTTTTTGGATGCCGTTCCTTCTGCAGGATTGTTTCAAG AGAGTGTTACAGTGGTCAACAATACATTAATAAACGGTACAGCAACAGCTGGTACGGCGACTATATCGACGCCCAGCTTGCATGACCTTCAAGTATATGGTGTTATTGTGACCATACTGCTCTGTTTTATTGTATTTGGTGGTGTCAAAATCATCAACAAGGTTGCACCTGCCTTTTTAATACCAGTACTCTTTTCACTGCTGTGCATATATCTTGGTGTCTTCATTGCACCGAGACACAATGCTCCAA AGGGGATCACTGGGTTGCGTCTAACCTCACTCAGAGACAACTGGGGTTCAGAATATCAACGTACAAACAACGCTGGAGTTCCTGATCCAAATGGTTCTATATATTGGGATTTCAA CGCTTTGGTAGGTCTCTTTTTCCCAGCAGTCACTGGAATTATGGCTGGTTCAAACCGATCTGCTTCACTGAAAGATACACAGCGTTCAATACCAATTGGAACATTATCTGCAACTCTTACAACAACTGTTATGTACTTGTTATCTGTGCTGCTGTTTGGAGCTTTGTCCACAAGAGAAGAGCTTCTAACTGATAG GCTTCTTACTGCTACAGTGGCATGGCCTGCACCAGTAGTGATTTACATTGgtattatcctgtccactttaggtGCAGCGCTACAGTGCTTGACAGGGGCTCCAAGGTTACTAGCAGCAATAGCAAATGACGACATCCTTCCAGTCCTTAATTACTTTAAGGTTTCTGAAGGAGTCGAACCTCACGCAGCTACTTTATTCACAGCATTAATCTGTATTGGATGTGTGATTATTGGGAACTTGGATTTAATTACACCAACTATCACTATGTTTTTTCTGTTGTGCTATGCTGGTGTGAACCTGTCATGCTTTCTGCTTGACTTACTTGATGCTCCTAGTTGGCGCCCTCGATGGAAATATCACCACTGGAGTCTTTCACTTGTTGGTGCATTGCTTTGTGTTG TTATCATGTTTTTGATCTCCTGGTCTTTCACTGTTATCTCCCTTGCCCTTGCAAGCCTCATCTATTACTATGTGAGTCTAAAAGGGAAGGCTGGAGACTGGGGAGATGGGTTCAAGAGTGCGTATTTTCAGTTGGCATTGCGAAGTCTCAGATCGCTAGGAG CAAACCAAGTTCATCCTAAGAATTGGTACCCCATTCCTCTGATATTATGCCGTCCGTGGGGTAAACTTCCAGAAAATGTCCCTTGTCATCCAAAACTTGCCGATTTTGCTAATTGTATGAAGAAGAAGGGCCGTGGTATGTCAATATTTGTCTCAACAATTGACGGTGATTATCATGAACTGGCTGAGGACGCTAAGACTGCCTGTCAGCAGCTGGAGGCCTACATTGAGTACAAACAATGTGAGGGTGTTGCGGAGATAATCGTAGCACCTTCGATGTCTGAGGGCTTCCGCAGCATTGTTCAGACGATGGGCCTAGGGAACTTGAAGCCAAATATTGTTGTGGTGCGGTACCCTGAGATTTGGCGCCGTGAGAATCTGACAGAGATACCATCAACATTTGTGAGTATAATAAACGATTGCATCATTGCTAACAAGGCAGTGGTTATCGTGAAGGGTCTTGATGAGTGGCCTAATGAGTTCCAGAGACAGTATGGGACTATTGACCTGTATTGGATTGTGAGAGATGGAGGATTGATGCTTCTTCTGTCTCAGCTCCTGCTCACAAAAGCGACCTTTGAAAGCTGCAAGATCCAAGTCTTCTGCATAGCTGAAGAGGACACTGATGCTGCAGAGCTAAAGACTGATGTCAAAAAGTTCTTGTACGATCTTAGGATGCATGCCGAGGTCATTGTCGTGACTATGAAGTCATGGGAATCTCACGTGGAGAGCAGTAGCAGTGGTGCTCAGCCAGATGATTCCCAAGAGGCCTACACAAGTGCACAGCAAAGGGTCAGTGCATACCTTTCCGAGATGAAGGAAACCACAGAAAGAGAAGGACGGCCGCAGATGGTGGATGGGAAGCAAGCTGTTGTGAATGAAGAAAAGGTCGATAAATTCCTCTACACAATGTTTAAGTTGAACTCCACAATACTGAGGCACTCCAGGATGGCAGCTGTGGTGCTAGTGAGCCTCCCTCCGCCACCACTGAATCATCCTGCTTACTTCTACATGGAGTACATGGATCTGCTTGTAGAGAACGTCCCACGCATGTTGATAGTTAGGGGATACAGAAGAGATGTTGTCACATTTTTTACTTGA
- the LOC119302942 gene encoding cation-chloride cotransporter 1-like isoform X1 produces the protein MENGEIEAAEEGLPMPAPPVGRRYRPVGSDDSAVIQMTSMEPGPGGSTSVTGHDAVTPQPPRNLRPGGANLTIDPSMQEGSSDHATSSGSQGDSKLELFGFDSLVNILGLKSMTGEQTQAPSSPREGEDVAITIGRPKETGPKFGTMMGVFVPCLQNILGIIYYIRFTWIVGMAGIWQSLVLVSFCGACTFLTGLSLSAIATNGAMKGGGPYYLIGRALGPEVGVSIGLCFFLGNAVAGSMYVLGAVETFLDAVPSAGLFQESVTVVNNTLINGTATAGTATISTPSLHDLQVYGVIVTILLCFIVFGGVKIINKVAPAFLIPVLFSLLCIYLGVFIAPRHNAPKGITGLRLTSLRDNWGSEYQRTNNAGVPDPNGSIYWDFNALVGLFFPAVTGIMAGSNRSASLKDTQRSIPIGTLSATLTTTVMYLLSVLLFGALSTREELLTDRLLTATVAWPAPVVIYIGIILSTLGAALQCLTGAPRLLAAIANDDILPVLNYFKVSEGVEPHAATLFTALICIGCVIIGNLDLITPTITMFFLLCYAGVNLSCFLLDLLDAPSWRPRWKYHHWSLSLVGALLCVVIMFLISWSFTVISLALASLIYYYVSLKGKAGDWGDGFKSAYFQLALRSLRSLGANQVHPKNWYPIPLILCRPWGKLPENVPCHPKLADFANCMKKKGRGMSIFVSTIDGDYHELAEDAKTACQQLEAYIEYKQCEGVAEIIVAPSMSEGFRSIVQTMGLGNLKPNIVVVRYPEIWRRENLTEIPSTFVSIINDCIIANKAVVIVKGLDEWPNEFQRQYGTIDLYWIVRDGGLMLLLSQLLLTKATFESCKIQVFCIAEEDTDAAELKTDVKKFLYDLRMHAEVIVVTMKSWESHVESSSSGAQPDDSQEAYTSAQQRVSAYLSEMKETTEREGRPQMVDGKQAVVNEEKVDKFLYTMFKLNSTILRHSRMAAVVLVSLPPPPLNHPAYFYMEYMDLLVENVPRMLIVRGYRRDVVTFFT, from the exons ATGGAGAACGGGGAGATCGAGGCCGCGGAGGAGGGGCTGCCGATGCCGGCGCCGCCGGTTGGGCGCAGGTACCGGCCCGTGGGCTCCGACGACAGCGCCGTCATCCAGATGACCTCCATGGAGCCCGGCCCCGGCGGCTCCACCTCCGTCACCGGCCACGACGCCGTGACGCCCCAGCCGCCTAG GAACCTTAGGCCTGGTGGTGCTAATCTAACTATTGATCCAAGCATGCAAGAAGGTTCTAGTGATCATGCTACATCGAGTGGATCTCAAGGGGATTCAAAGCTGGAGCTTTTTGGGTTTGATTCACTTGTTAATATTTTGGGACTCAAGAG CATGACAGGAGAACAGACCCAAGCCCCTTCGAGTCCTAGGGAGGGAGAGGATGTAGCAATCACCATTGGACGTCCAAAG GAAACTGGACCTAAGTTTGGTACAATGATGGGTGTCTTTGTTCCATGCTTGCAGAATATCTTGGGAATCATTTATTATATCCGTTTTACCTG gaTTGTAGGTATGGCAGGCATATGGCAATCACTTGTTTTAGTCTCATTCTGTGGTGCTTGCACATTTTTAACCGGCTTATCATTAAGTGCCATTGCAACAAATGGGGCTATGAAG GGTGGTGGACCATATTATCTCATTGGCCGTGCGCTTGGTCCTGAAGTTGGAGTTAGTATTGGATTGTGTTTCTTTCTTGGAAACGCGGTTGCTGGATCCAT GTATGTTTTGGGTGCTGTAGAAACCTTTTTGGATGCCGTTCCTTCTGCAGGATTGTTTCAAG AGAGTGTTACAGTGGTCAACAATACATTAATAAACGGTACAGCAACAGCTGGTACGGCGACTATATCGACGCCCAGCTTGCATGACCTTCAAGTATATGGTGTTATTGTGACCATACTGCTCTGTTTTATTGTATTTGGTGGTGTCAAAATCATCAACAAGGTTGCACCTGCCTTTTTAATACCAGTACTCTTTTCACTGCTGTGCATATATCTTGGTGTCTTCATTGCACCGAGACACAATGCTCCAA AGGGGATCACTGGGTTGCGTCTAACCTCACTCAGAGACAACTGGGGTTCAGAATATCAACGTACAAACAACGCTGGAGTTCCTGATCCAAATGGTTCTATATATTGGGATTTCAA CGCTTTGGTAGGTCTCTTTTTCCCAGCAGTCACTGGAATTATGGCTGGTTCAAACCGATCTGCTTCACTGAAAGATACACAGCGTTCAATACCAATTGGAACATTATCTGCAACTCTTACAACAACTGTTATGTACTTGTTATCTGTGCTGCTGTTTGGAGCTTTGTCCACAAGAGAAGAGCTTCTAACTGATAG GCTTCTTACTGCTACAGTGGCATGGCCTGCACCAGTAGTGATTTACATTGgtattatcctgtccactttaggtGCAGCGCTACAGTGCTTGACAGGGGCTCCAAGGTTACTAGCAGCAATAGCAAATGACGACATCCTTCCAGTCCTTAATTACTTTAAGGTTTCTGAAGGAGTCGAACCTCACGCAGCTACTTTATTCACAGCATTAATCTGTATTGGATGTGTGATTATTGGGAACTTGGATTTAATTACACCAACTATCACTATGTTTTTTCTGTTGTGCTATGCTGGTGTGAACCTGTCATGCTTTCTGCTTGACTTACTTGATGCTCCTAGTTGGCGCCCTCGATGGAAATATCACCACTGGAGTCTTTCACTTGTTGGTGCATTGCTTTGTGTTG TTATCATGTTTTTGATCTCCTGGTCTTTCACTGTTATCTCCCTTGCCCTTGCAAGCCTCATCTATTACTATGTGAGTCTAAAAGGGAAGGCTGGAGACTGGGGAGATGGGTTCAAGAGTGCGTATTTTCAGTTGGCATTGCGAAGTCTCAGATCGCTAGGAG CAAACCAAGTTCATCCTAAGAATTGGTACCCCATTCCTCTGATATTATGCCGTCCGTGGGGTAAACTTCCAGAAAATGTCCCTTGTCATCCAAAACTTGCCGATTTTGCTAATTGTATGAAGAAGAAGGGCCGTGGTATGTCAATATTTGTCTCAACAATTGACGGTGATTATCATGAACTGGCTGAGGACGCTAAGACTGCCTGTCAGCAGCTGGAGGCCTACATTGAGTACAAACAATGTGAGGGTGTTGCGGAGATAATCGTAGCACCTTCGATGTCTGAGGGCTTCCGCAGCATTGTTCAGACGATGGGCCTAGGGAACTTGAAGCCAAATATTGTTGTGGTGCGGTACCCTGAGATTTGGCGCCGTGAGAATCTGACAGAGATACCATCAACATTTGTGAGTATAATAAACGATTGCATCATTGCTAACAAGGCAGTGGTTATCGTGAAGGGTCTTGATGAGTGGCCTAATGAGTTCCAGAGACAGTATGGGACTATTGACCTGTATTGGATTGTGAGAGATGGAGGATTGATGCTTCTTCTGTCTCAGCTCCTGCTCACAAAAGCGACCTTTGAAAGCTGCAAGATCCAAGTCTTCTGCATAGCTGAAGAGGACACTGATGCTGCAGAGCTAAAGACTGATGTCAAAAAGTTCTTGTACGATCTTAGGATGCATGCCGAGGTCATTGTCGTGACTATGAAGTCATGGGAATCTCACGTGGAGAGCAGTAGCAGTGGTGCTCAGCCAGATGATTCCCAAGAGGCCTACACAAGTGCACAGCAAAGGGTCAGTGCATACCTTTCCGAGATGAAGGAAACCACAGAAAGAGAAGGACGGCCGCAGATGGTGGATGGGAAGCAAGCTGTTGTGAATGAAGAAAAGGTCGATAAATTCCTCTACACAATGTTTAAGTTGAACTCCACAATACTGAGGCACTCCAGGATGGCAGCTGTGGTGCTAGTGAGCCTCCCTCCGCCACCACTGAATCATCCTGCTTACTTCTACATGGAGTACATGGATCTGCTTGTAGAGAACGTCCCACGCATGTTGATAGTTAGGGGATACAGAAGAGATGTTGTCACATTTTTTACTTGA